The Candida dubliniensis CD36 chromosome 2, complete sequence genome contains a region encoding:
- a CDS encoding component of mitochondrial inner membrane m-AAA protease (Similar to S. cerevisiae YTA12;~gene name given as RCA1 in UniProt entry' YTA12 in SGD;~In S. cerevisiae: mediates degradation of misfolded or unassembled proteins and is also required for correct assembly of mitochondrial enzyme complexes;~also highly conserved in prokaryotes) — MISILTRSSGRSASILLRRSLPRINSVLLRNLHASSQLFKNRTPDNWDEDLAKLKRKYKNFNLPFEPTVSNPVIKLSSSPFNIAYLERETVVYKFMLKEFVDKCKEFDEIRGVNTLYPDLVDIIIKDIKETFAKDHKELAELTTDEILQTVRIYYELSNQYLYLDDLEFNKPEVQKLFETYNKLDSAEEPDYNKIANELGLNPQAVKLWIEIFQTLESVDFAVDGRKSFPLCPPEYNLLTNLKQVRENIEKITPKARQDPFGMFFNKANPKQDDKNTSKNKSNENPKDKKKIVDISIELTPKNIFIYTLVFTLATSLILGMGSSNDDTEINFQSFVTDYLTKNLVKKVTVINNSVVEVELNDNGAQQHHQQKKLYFTIGSVESFERNLREAQDKYDIPPQLRVPIHYTTKGNMARFLINFLPTLLFLGAIYWMTKKAASSMGGMGPMGFGKSTAKKFNQETDVKIKFKDVAGMAEAKQEVMEFVKFLQNPEKYEKLGAKIPRGAILSGPPGTGKTLLAKATAGEAGVPFYSVSGSEFVEMFVGVGASRVRDLFKTARENAPSIVFVDEIDAIGKQRSKGNATGANDERETTLNQLLVEMDGFDTSDHVVVLAGTNRPDILDRALMRPGRFDRHIHIDNPELLGRKEIFDVHLQKITLQKDIDPDLSGRLAALTPGFSGADIANVCNEAALIAARYNAEYVTLRHFELAIERVIGGVEKKSKLLNPEEQKIVAYHEAGHAICGWYLKYAHPLLKVSIIPRGQGALGYAQYLPPDQYLMSTLQLYDRMIMTLGGRVSEELHFASVTSGAHDDFKKVTGIAQSMVLRFGMSKTVGMVNYYDTRSQDDLTKPFSDETSRIIDSEVQRIVNDCYQKCKQLLIEKSKEVELVAQELLKKEFITREDMIRLLGKRPFPETNDAFDKYLDGKPTFKNEQPENEKKDSEN, encoded by the coding sequence atgatatcAATACTCACGAGAAGTAGTGGGAGGTCTGCTCTGATTCTACTCAGACGGAGTTTACCTAGAATCAACTCAGTATTGTTGAGGAATTTACATGCATCGTCACAACTATTCAAAAATAGAACACCAGATAATTGGGACGAAGACTTGGCTAAATTAAAACGAAAGTATAAGAATTTCAATCTTCCCTTCGAACCCACAGTCTCCAATCCCGTGATTAAACTTTCTTCGAGTCCATTCAATATAGCATACCTTGAACGTGAAACTGTTGTCTACAAATTCATGTTAAAAGAATTTGTCGATAAATGTAAAGAGTTTGATGAAATTCGAGGTGTAAATACCCTTTACCCTGACTTGGTtgatatcattatcaaagaTATCAAGGAAACGTTTGCTAAGGATCACAAAGAATTAGCAGAATTGACAACCGATGAGATTTTGCAAACTGTCCGTATCTACTATGAATTACTGAATCAATATCTATATTTAGATGACTTGGAATTTAATAAACCGGAAgttcaaaaattgtttgaaacttataataaattggatAGCGCTGAAGAGCCCGATTACAATAAAATTGCTAATGAATTGGGTTTAAATCCACAAGCTGTGAAGCTTTGGATCGAGATTTTTCAAACCCTTGAATCTGTTGATTTTGCTGTCGATGGAAGGAAATCGTTCCCACTTTGTCCTCCTGAATACAATCTTCTCacaaatttgaaacaagTAAGAGAGAATATTGAAAAGATTACCCCCAAGGCACGTCAGGATCCTTTTGGAATGTTCTTTAACAAGGCTAATCCTAAGCAAGATGATAAAAACACTTCTAAAAACAAATCCAATGAAAATCCTAAggacaagaagaaaattgttgatatccTGATTGAATTAACTCCGAAAAACATATTCATCTATACACTTGTTTTTACATTAGCAACTTCTTTAATATTAGGCATGGGGTCTTCCAATGACGACACTGAAATTAATTTCCAAAGTTTTGTGACGGATTATTTAACTAAAAATCTTGTTAAGAAAGTAACTGTTATTAACAATTCAgttgttgaagttgaaCTTAACGACAACGGGGCTCAACAACACCATCAACAGAAGAAGTTATATTTCACTATTGGATCCGTAGAATCATTTGAACGTAACTTGCGTGAAGCTCAAGACAAATACGATATTCCCCCACAATTGCGTGTACCTATACACTATACCACTAAAGGAAATATGGCGAGATTCTTAATCAACTTTTTAccaacattattatttttgggTGCCATTTACTGGATGACAAAGAAAGCTGCCTCATCAATGGGAGGAATGGGACCTATGGGTTTTGGAAAATCTactgcaaaaaaatttaatcaaGAAACGGATgtgaaaatcaaattcaaggATGTTGCAGGGATGGCAGAAGCTAAACAAGAAGTTATGGaatttgttaaatttttgcaaaatccagaaaaatatgaaaaattgggtGCAAAAATCCCTCGTGGGGCTATTTTATCTGGTCCTCCAGGGACAGGTAAAACTTTACTTGCCAAGGCAACTGCTGGTGAAGCAGGAGTTCCATTCTACTCTGTTTCTGGGTCAGAATTTGTAGAAATgtttgttggtgttggaGCATCTAGAGTTCGTGATTTATTTAAGACTGCACGTGAAAATGCCCCTTCGATTgtgtttgttgatgaaatcGATGCTATTGGTAAACAACGTTCCAAGGGGAATGCCACTGGTGCCAATGATGAACGTGAAACAacattgaatcaattgttggTAGAAATGGATGGGTTTGACACCAGCGACCATGTTGTTGTATTAGCTGGTACCAACAGACCTGATATTTTGGACAGGGCATTGATGAGACCAGGTAGATTTGATAGACATATTCACATTGACAACCCGGAATTGTTGGGGAGAAAAGAGATTTTTGATGTGCATTTGCAGAAAATTACTTTACAAAAGGATATTGATCCCGATTTATCAGGCAGGTTGGCCGCTTTGACTCCAGGTTTTTCTGGGGCTGATATTGCCAATGTGTGTAATGAGGCGGCATTAATTGCAGCTAGATACAATGCTGAATACGTTACTTTGAGACATTTTGAATTAGCTATCGAGAGAGTTATTGGAGGTGTcgaaaagaaatcaaaattattgaatcctgaagaacaaaaaattgttgcttATCATGAAGCAGGACACGCCATTTGTGGGTGGTATTTGAAGTATGCCCATCCATTATTGAAAGTGTCGATTATTCCTAGAGGTCAAGGAGCTTTAGGGTATGCCCAATATTTGCCACCTGATCAATACTTGATGTCAACTTTGCAATTGTACGATAGAATGATCATGACGCTTGGTGGAAGAGTCTCTGAAGAATTGCATTTTGCTTCTGTTACAAGTGGTGCTCATgatgatttcaaaaaagtGACAGGTATTGCACAATCTATGGTTTTACGGTTTGGTATGTCAAAGACTGTTGGTATGGTGAATTATTATGACACCCGTTCTCAAGATGATTTGACCAAACCGTTCAGTGACGAGACCAGTAGAATAATCGACAGTGAAGTACAGAGAATTGTTAATGATTGTTATCAAAAATGTaaacaattgttgattgaaaaatcaaaagaagTCGAGCTAGTGGCCCAGGAATTGTTGAAGAAGGAATTTATCACTCGTGAAGATATGATTAGATTATTGGGTAAACGTCCTTTCCCAGAAACAAATGACGCCTTTGATAAGTATCTTGATGGAAAACCTACATTCAAAAATGAACAAccagaaaatgaaaaaaaggATTCTGAAAACTGA
- a CDS encoding chromatin remodeling complex component, putative (Similar to S. cerevisiae NPL6), which yields MPRVKKENENVGQSIEEAKHEKDDEYKEEQGVEPQEEGEQFAEEDVEVAPVRKRGRKRKITTVLEDEDNNATKSRKKSATKSEDDEGEEANENDEEDDDQEAEEEEDDEEGETEEDGKKKRGRKKKPKVQLYGDDVFDDDGNPLIIENDEVVIPREDPKGKEKIDDLGYLQGDRKFRMKTFKLLGKGDRLYMISTEPARLVGFRDSYLLFKTHRTLFKKVADNDEKMDLIQRGIIPNSYKGRAVNLVTARSIFREFGSRMIENGKKVIDDFWEQRAIDHGDIPGELADPDQFYKNKLSNVLGDSGIISTGHATPLTATPIVSYQTDPTWMYQIAKQTSEYNKKLYELRSNNMFKGNKDTYTNLTFYPQSTQPTQIKYSKFNNNNGKLVYDIVMTNKNIRKPITGLAKVPKSILNEIDDPEIKQAIIDQQEYEISTRKI from the coding sequence ATGCCAAGAGTGAAGAAGGAAAACGAAAATGTGGGGCAATCAATAGAAGAGGCAAAACATGAGAAAGATGATGAGTataaagaagaacaagGGGTAGAACCTCAGGAAGAGGGCGAACAATTTGCAGAAGAAGATGTTGAAGTTGCTCCAGTACGGAAAAGAGGCAGAAAACGGAAAATTACAACTGTTcttgaagatgaagacaACAATGCAACAAAGCtgagaaagaaaagtgCGACAAAGagtgaagatgatgaagggGAAGAAgcaaatgaaaatgatgaagaagacgaCGACCAAGAagctgaagaagaagaagatgatgaagaaggaGAAACAGAAGAGGAtgggaagaaaaaaagaggtagaaagaagaaacccAAAGTACAACTTTATGGTGATGATgtttttgatgatgatggaaATCCATTAATCATAGAGAATGATGAAGTTGTCATTCCACGAGAAGATCCAAAGGGTAAAGAAAAGATTGATGACTTGGGTTATCTTCAAGGGGATAGAAAATTTCGAATGAAAACATTCAAGTTGTTGGGCAAAGGTGATAGATTGTACATGATATCCACTGAGCCTGCTAGATTGGTTGGATTTCGTGACTCATATTTGTTATTTAAAACCCACCGTACTTTGTTTAAAAAAGTAgctgataatgatgaaaaaatgGATCTTATTCAAAGAGGGATTATTCCAAATTCATACAAAGGAAGAGCTGTCAATTTAGTAACGGCAAGATCCATATTTAGAGAATTTGGTTCAAGAATGATTGAGAATGGTAAAAAAGTGATTGATGATTTCTGGGAACAACGGGCAATTGATCATGGTGATATCCCTGGTGAATTGGCTGACCCTGATCAATTTTATAAGAATAAGTTGTCTAATGTTTTGGGTGATTCTGGTATAATCAGTACTGGACATGCAACTCCTTTAACTGCAACCCCAATTGTCAGTTATCAAACTGATCCGACTTGGATGTATCAAATTGCCAAACAGACATCTGAATACAATAAGAAGCTATATGAACTCAGATCGAATAATATGTTCAAAGGTAATAAAGACACTTATACAAATTTGACTTTTTATCCCCAATCGACACAACCAACACAGATCAAGTATCtgaaattcaacaacaataatggGAAGTTGGTGTACGACATTGTCATGactaataaaaatataagaAAACCAATCACCGGATTGGCAAAAGTACCCAAATCTatattaaatgaaatagATGACCCAGAGATAAAACAAGcaataattgatcaacaaGAATATGAAATTAGTACtagaaaaatataa
- a CDS encoding endonuclease/exonuclease/phosphatase, putative: MLGRILFIIFHWTLLVLADSETSDALDITIYSNNVRYAASRRGRGRDELPWKTRKHGVVDAIKAQSGVYPILVGLQEVTHTQLKDILKGLNKKHSGDDGRWTHFGVGRDDGHKKGEYSPIIYNTAEWNLLNGTYKWLSLTPDKPSKYPGASKKRIVTMGTFFHVKSGKVVNFVNTHLDHRSVKSREYSAKLIIQYIKSIPNYFPTFLCGDFNSLDTDKAYATISHYMVDASHVAEKKYDTNLKTFSGFGNGTSYSIDFIWSPLDTNNHSGINALFYTVLDNLFDGGYRFSDHRPIMARYSVTS, encoded by the coding sequence ATGCTTGGTCgaatattatttatcattttccaTTGGACTCTTCTAGTTCTTGCTGATTCGGAAACATCAGATGCGTTGGACATAACAATCTATAGCAATAATGTTCGTTATGCTGCCTCTAGGCGAGGAAGAGGCCGCGATGAATTGCCATGGAAGACAAGAAAGCATGGTGTGGTTGATGCGATTAAAGCACAATCAGGAGTTTATCCTATTTTGGTAGGACTACAGGAGGTTACACATACTCAATTAAAAGATATCTTGAAAGGGTTGAATAAAAAACATTCTGGCGATGATGGTCGGTGGACACATTTTGGAGTTGGTAGAGATGATGGTCATAAAAAAGGTGAATATTCTCCTATAATATACAATACAGCAGAATGGAACCTATTAAATGGAACTTATAAATGGTTGAGTCTCACACCTGACAAGCCTTCCAAATATCCTGGAGCCAGTAAGAAAAGAATAGTTACAATGGGGACTTTTTTTCATGTTAAAAGTGGGAAAGTTGTGAATTTTGTCAATACTCATCTAGACCATAGATCTGTCAAGTCAAGAGAATACAGTgctaaattgattattcaatatattaaatCTATACCTAATTATTTTCCTACATTCTTGTGTGGAGATTTCAATTCCCTTGACACAGATAAGGCATACGCGACTATCTCTCATTACATGGTAGATGCATCGCATGTTGctgaaaagaaatatgaCACAAATCTCAAAACATTTTCAGGTTTTGGGAATGGTACCAGCTATAGTATAGATTTCATATGGTCCCCGTTGGACACCAATAATCATTCTGGAATCAACGCACTTTTTTATACTGTGTTGGATAACTTGTTTGATGGTGGATATAGGTTTAGTGATCATAGGCCAATAATGGCACGTTATTCGGTAACTAGTTAA
- a CDS encoding zinc finger protein, putative, with amino-acid sequence METTLSVSDEKLTNSSTASNKFDDSKEQSQIFTTANTTTDSQQIQPNSQHQQPAVTTKPLSKEATHISLENDLILVDPTQPPKNTGSESVKDTTGDRSDHGKQQAIGDQIKVLVSSNPLNIEEYSGHLNRLATILYEEKFTSDFLVTLHYKLLQLMDELPKFVDLQNPLKSQLYTIIDKNFDILIKLATNYNVMEISTASIRFLTTVFMNLNYWEVYNLLNKKPVLYHFLNLIEFDLNECYTRFINDYQRFTYEKITQPTVKSRNKSKATKKRKLKGDSDFAGSNTATATTSVTTPDANGPHGEKQQRSEAFFSLNPDTSDHDKYVADVISGANVQKRKFRPDVKLEHHRIIKKPQPAADKSSTKSSNYDPDVIHECQLPSAEEPHKLCLRRFSRKYELIRHQETVHSKKKKLFKCFVCVKQNPGVGPRIFTRHDTLAKHIRVNHKISGKEAKAEVAYSKKHAEVVEEGDITVHVGRRKTKVDFELRAHMEKRKSSGDDTNYMETSDLESGEEEVTFNK; translated from the coding sequence ATGGAAACCACCTTAAGTGTATCTGATGAAAAACTCACCAACTCATCAACTGCGtctaataaatttgatgatagTAAAGAACAATCTCAGATTTTTACTACGGCAAACACCACAACCGATAGTCAGCAAATACAACCAAACTcacaacaccaacaaccTGCTGTAACAACAAAGCCATTATCAAAAGAAGCAACCCATATTCTGTTAGAGAATGACCTTATTTTAGTGGATCCAACTCAACCACCAAAGAATACTGGCTCAGAGTCAGTGAAGGATACGACGGGCGATCGTTCAGACCATGGCAAACAGCAGGCTATTGGCGACCAAATTAAAGTTCTCGTATCTTCAAATCCATTAAATATTGAGGAATACTCTGGCCATTTAAACCGATTGGCTACTATTTTATATGAAGAGAAGTTCACGTCTGATTTCTTGGTCACTTTGCATTATAAATTACTTCAGTTGATGGACGAATTGCccaaatttgttgatttgcAAAATCCTTTAAAATCACAACTATATACAATTATAGATAAGAATTTTGATATATTAATCAAGTTGGCCACAAACTATAATGTAATGGAAATTTCAACTGCATCAATTCGGTTTTTGACTACGGTGTTTATGAACTTGAATTACTGGGAGGTTTATAATttgttaaacaaaaaaccaGTTTTGTatcattttttgaatttgattgaatttgatttgaatgaatGTTACACTCGATTCATCAATGATTATCAACGATTCACCTACGAAAAGATAACTCAACCAACAGTTAAATCCAGGAATAAATCCAAAGCCaccaagaaaagaaaattgaaagGTGACTCCGATTTTGCGGGATCAAACACTGCTACAGCCACAACAAGTGTGACGACACCTGATGCCAACGGGCCTCATGGAGAAAAGCAACAACGTTCGGAGGCATTTTTCTCTCTAAACCCAGATACATCTGACCATGATAAATATGTCGCTGACGTGATATCTGGTGCAAATgtacaaaaaagaaagtttaGACCGGATGTTAAATTGGAACACCATAGGATTATTAAGAAGCCACAACCAGCAGCCGATAAATCGTCgacaaaatcatcaaactATGATCCTGATGTGATTCATGAGTGTCAGTTACCATCTGCAGAAGAACCCCATAAATTATGTTTGAGAAGATTTTCAAGAAAATACGAGTTGATTAGACATCAAGAAACTGTTcattcaaaaaagaaaaaattgttcaaatgtTTTGTATGTGTGAAACAGAATCCAGGTGTTGGACCAAGAATTTTCACTCGTCATGATACATTGGCTAAACACATTAGGGTGAATCACAAAATATCTGGGAAGGAAGCTAAAGCAGAAGTTGCATACTCTAAGAAACATGCAGAAGTAGTTGAAGAAGGCGATATCACTGTTCATGTTGGTAGAAGGAAAACGAAAGTCGATTTCGAATTACGAGCCCATATGGAAAAGAGAAAATCAAGTGGCGATGATACAAACTATATGGAAACCAGTGACCTAGAGTCTGGAGAGGAAGAAGTAACTTTCAATAAGTAG
- the SOD4 gene encoding secreted cu/zn superoxide dismutase, putative: protein MMKYLSIFPIVALALAGDSPISTDSKGSPPLVARFKKTSKSNIEGTIKFEPANNGTVLVSVDLTGLPSGVGPYPYHVHEKPVPESKNCTATGMHFNPFNGSATAKTPAALELGDLSGRHGNITSESFETEYDDSYLSLNKDSKAYIGGLSIVVHSNNNTRLNCANITTLDEGDDTASAATWSNSSSSSSSSSKNSTNGSSGTSTSASQGSGAGRAELSGFLAAGIAGVVAALI from the coding sequence ATGATGAAATATTTGTCtatttttccaattgttgCTCTTGCATTAGCCGGTGATTCTCCTATCTCAACAGACTCCAAAGGTAGCCCACCATTGGTTGCAAGATTTAAGAAAAcatccaaatcaaatattgaagGTACTATCAAATTTGAACCAGCAAATAATGGCACAGTTTTGGTCAGTGTTGATTTAACAGGATTGCCTTCTGGTGTTGGCCCCTATCCATACCATGTTCACGAAAAGCCAGTTCCAGAATCCAAAAACTGTACTGCCACTGGTATGCACTTTAATCCGTTCAATGGCTCTGCCACTGCTAAAACCCCAGCTGCTTTAGAATTGGGTGATTTATCTGGAAGACATGGTAATATTACTAGTGAATCATTTGAAACTGAATATGATGATTCTTACCTCTCATTGAACAAAGACAGTAAAGCTTACATTGGTGGCTTATCTATTGTTGTTCATTCCAACAATAACACTAGATTGAACTGTGCTAATATTACCACTCTTGATGAAGGTGATGATACCGCAAGTGCTGCTACGTGGTCAAACTCttcttcgtcttcttcGTCATCTTCGAAAAACTCAACAAATGGGTCTTCTGGTACATCAACTAGTGCTTCTCAAGGTAGTGGTGCCGGTAGAGCAGAATTAAGTGGTTTCTTGGCTGCTGGTATTGCtggtgttgttgctgctttAATTTAG
- the SOD5 gene encoding secreted cu/zn superoxide dismutase, putative: protein MKYLSIFLLATFALAGEAPISTDSKYSKPLIAKFEKTSRSNIEGTIKFEPAKNGTVFVSVDLKGLPSDIGPFPYHVHEKPVPESKNCTATENHFNPYNGTLRAATPAAYEVGDLAGKHGDITGESHKAEYNDPYISLNENSRSYIGGLSIVIHANNNTRLNCANITLLDEGNSTSNTTMSNSSSSSSQSSVNTSSNMASTAAQGNNADRAGINGFLAAGVAGVIAALI, encoded by the coding sequence ATGAAATATTTATCCATTTTCTTACTTGCAACTTTTGCTTTGGCTGGCGAAGCACCAATTTCAACTGACTCCAAATACAGCAAACCATTAATTGCTAAGTTTGAAAAGACATCTAGATCTAACATTGAAGGTACCATCAAATTTGAACCTGCCAAGAACGGTACTGTTTTTGTCAGTGTTGATTTGAAAGGATTACCATCTGATATTGGTCCATTCCCATATCATGTCCATGAAAAGCCCGTGCCAGAATCTAAAAACTGTACTGCTACCGAGAACCATTTCAACCCCTACAATGGTACTCTTAGGGCTGCTACTCCTGCTGCTTATGAAGTTGGTGATTTAGCTGGAAAACATGGAGATATTACTGGTGAGTCCCACAAAGCTGAATATAATGACCCATACATTTCATTGAACGAAAACAGCAGATCTTATATTGGTGGTTTATCAATTGTGATCCATGCCAACAATAACACTAGATTGAACTGTGCTAATATCACTTTGCTTGATGAAGGAAATAGCACTTCTAACACAACTATGtcaaattcatcttcttcatcatctcaAAGTTCAGTCAACACTTCTTCTAACATGGCTTCAACTGCTGCTCAAGGTAATAATGCTGACAGAGCAGGAATCAATGGTTTCTTGGCGGCTGGTGTTGCTGGTGTCATTGCTGcattgatttaa